One genomic segment of Chitinophaga parva includes these proteins:
- a CDS encoding OmpA family protein, whose protein sequence is MSLKLKPAGKLLIIITVVATGVLGVRWYQGRPKAVGNAVEVGKVTLPDAPEASLGSNAQQLPLPDDNPASNGGTQITWLRMAWNSQFSAMYANGGVHTTKHSLFDQAKLNVTYVRQDDCNKQMADLVKFAQAYKSDPNTPGVLITFMGDGMPAFMTSLSKELEPLGAEYQPVIIPVSHGKSFGEDQVMGPQGWKQDPKNAIGKCVAGVLRDGDVNILLKWAGDNGIKVNPDETTYDATAINLIAANDFLDAPNKYIAGYTENRKIVVNGKTTGRDTTVGVDGVATWTPGDVNVAQKKGGLVTIASTRQYASQMSNQTIAIRKWANDHRTDVENMIIALAQAGDQVRSYTQAREFAAKVSAAVYNEQTPDYWLKYFNGVEEKDMQGLKVNLGGSAVFNLQDMANTYGLGTDKIDRYKAVYNTFGSLMVKMYPQLMPAYLPYEKAVDKSFLFSVISNHPELLEGKAIETKYASEITDKVSSKSYHIEFQTGSAVISPASYKLLDEIFQSAVVAEGLKVGVYGHTDNVGTDATNLPLSEKRAGAVRDYLVQKGITTDRVEAKGYGASKPVASNATAEGKAQNRRVEIVLGE, encoded by the coding sequence ATGTCACTTAAATTAAAACCTGCCGGTAAATTACTCATCATTATCACCGTAGTAGCCACGGGCGTCCTGGGCGTAAGATGGTACCAGGGCCGGCCCAAAGCGGTAGGCAACGCCGTGGAAGTGGGCAAGGTAACCCTGCCCGATGCCCCGGAAGCCTCCCTGGGCAGCAATGCCCAACAACTGCCCCTGCCAGATGATAATCCCGCCTCCAATGGCGGCACACAGATCACCTGGTTGCGCATGGCGTGGAACAGCCAGTTCTCTGCCATGTATGCTAACGGTGGCGTACATACGACAAAGCATTCGCTCTTTGACCAGGCCAAACTGAATGTTACTTATGTCCGCCAGGATGACTGTAACAAACAGATGGCAGACCTGGTGAAGTTTGCACAGGCATATAAAAGCGATCCTAACACGCCCGGTGTACTGATCACCTTCATGGGCGACGGTATGCCTGCCTTCATGACCTCATTGTCTAAAGAGCTGGAACCGCTGGGCGCCGAATACCAGCCGGTGATCATCCCGGTATCGCATGGCAAGTCCTTCGGGGAAGACCAGGTGATGGGCCCCCAGGGCTGGAAACAGGACCCGAAGAATGCGATCGGTAAATGCGTGGCCGGTGTGCTCCGCGACGGTGACGTGAACATCCTGCTGAAATGGGCCGGTGACAACGGCATCAAAGTAAACCCGGATGAAACCACCTACGATGCTACAGCCATCAACCTGATCGCTGCAAACGACTTCCTGGATGCGCCCAACAAGTACATTGCCGGGTATACCGAAAACCGCAAGATCGTGGTGAATGGTAAGACCACCGGCCGCGATACCACCGTGGGCGTGGATGGGGTAGCCACCTGGACGCCCGGCGACGTGAACGTGGCCCAGAAAAAAGGTGGCCTGGTCACCATTGCCAGCACCCGCCAGTATGCATCGCAGATGAGTAACCAGACCATCGCGATCAGGAAGTGGGCCAACGACCACCGCACGGATGTTGAGAACATGATCATTGCCCTGGCCCAGGCCGGAGACCAGGTGCGCTCTTACACGCAGGCCCGCGAGTTTGCCGCAAAGGTGAGCGCCGCCGTGTACAATGAACAGACGCCGGACTACTGGCTGAAATACTTCAACGGCGTGGAAGAAAAAGATATGCAGGGACTGAAAGTGAACCTGGGTGGCTCTGCGGTATTTAACCTGCAGGATATGGCCAATACCTATGGCCTTGGCACCGACAAGATAGACCGCTACAAAGCTGTGTACAATACGTTTGGTAGCCTGATGGTGAAGATGTACCCCCAGCTCATGCCGGCTTACCTGCCGTATGAAAAGGCCGTGGACAAATCTTTCCTGTTCTCCGTGATCAGCAATCACCCGGAACTGCTGGAAGGTAAAGCCATCGAAACAAAATATGCCAGTGAGATCACGGACAAAGTGTCTTCAAAATCTTACCACATCGAGTTTCAGACCGGATCCGCCGTTATTAGTCCTGCTTCTTACAAGCTGCTGGATGAGATCTTCCAGTCGGCGGTAGTAGCAGAAGGTTTGAAGGTGGGCGTGTATGGCCACACGGATAACGTGGGTACCGACGCCACCAATCTTCCCCTGTCTGAAAAACGTGCCGGTGCGGTGAGAGATTACCTGGTACAAAAAGGTATCACTACTGACCGCGTAGAGGCCAAAGGTTATGGTGCCAGCAAACCCGTAGCCAGCAACGCTACCGCGGAAGGTAAGGCCCAGAACAGGCGCGTGGAAATTGTATTGGGTGAGTAA
- a CDS encoding helix-turn-helix domain-containing protein, with protein MRHYKSLAVLHEENGFPPVESPLVSLYRCDNSCTMGNREFTSEFYMVAFKKLKSGVIRYGRTRFDHSAGSMIFLRPHQVIEMKELELEEDGFMLFFHEDFLTGHPLHEAIRKYHYFDYETNEALHLSAKEEELVWDIFSKLETEYHNNVDEYSREIMLANIDTLLKYAQRFYKRQFINRTEIAGKTATRFNEALASYFTSGDFQEKGLPSVHHLAAQLHLSPRYLSDILKQESGKTALELIHMYLVSEAKNLLKSKDQSVAEIAYALGFENLSYFSRLFKREVGLSPVQFKKQLLN; from the coding sequence ATGAGACATTATAAAAGCCTGGCAGTCCTTCACGAGGAAAACGGCTTCCCGCCTGTGGAAAGCCCGCTGGTAAGCCTGTACCGCTGCGACAACAGCTGTACAATGGGCAACCGGGAGTTTACCAGTGAATTTTACATGGTAGCTTTCAAGAAGCTCAAATCCGGCGTAATCCGTTATGGGCGTACGCGCTTTGATCATAGTGCCGGTTCCATGATATTCCTGCGCCCCCACCAGGTCATTGAAATGAAAGAGCTGGAACTGGAAGAAGACGGCTTTATGCTGTTCTTCCACGAGGACTTCCTCACCGGGCACCCCTTGCATGAGGCTATCCGCAAGTACCACTATTTTGATTATGAGACCAACGAGGCCCTGCATCTCTCTGCCAAAGAAGAAGAACTGGTATGGGATATCTTCAGCAAGCTGGAAACGGAGTATCATAACAACGTGGATGAATACAGCCGCGAGATCATGCTGGCCAATATTGACACCCTGTTGAAATATGCCCAGCGTTTCTATAAACGCCAGTTCATTAACCGCACCGAAATAGCCGGCAAAACAGCTACCCGCTTTAATGAAGCACTCGCCAGTTACTTCACCAGTGGGGATTTCCAGGAAAAGGGATTGCCTTCCGTACATCACCTGGCCGCGCAACTTCACCTCTCGCCCCGTTATCTCAGTGATATATTAAAACAGGAAAGTGGTAAAACAGCCCTGGAGCTGATCCACATGTACCTGGTATCTGAAGCAAAGAACCTGCTGAAGAGCAAAGATCAATCCGTGGCGGAGATAGCCTACGCGCTGGGGTTTGAGAACCTATCTTATTTCTCCCGCCTGTTCAAGCGGGAAGTAGGACTAAGCCCGGTGCAATTCAAGAAACAATTACTCAACTGA
- a CDS encoding SDR family NAD(P)-dependent oxidoreductase gives MSKTILITGASRGFGKLWADAFLQRGDKVIATARNLKDLQDLSDKYGQALLPLQLDVNDRAAVFAAVQKAQQHTGRIDVLINNAGYGLFGAVEETTEQEARAQMETNFFGLLWASQAVLPIMRAQGGGHIIQVSSILGLVTLPVLGLYNASKFAVEGLSETLATEVKQFGIHVTMIEPNGFTTDWAGASAASTTPMEEYAGLRKAFSDSATPDSFGNPAATTPAILKLVDSAQPPLRLLLGKVALPFAKSVYEARLAEWDQWQEVAHAAHG, from the coding sequence ATGTCAAAAACAATTCTCATTACCGGTGCATCCCGCGGCTTCGGTAAGTTATGGGCAGATGCTTTTCTGCAACGCGGTGATAAGGTGATTGCCACGGCACGCAACCTCAAAGACCTGCAAGACCTTTCCGACAAATATGGACAAGCCCTGCTGCCCCTGCAGCTGGATGTAAACGACCGCGCCGCCGTATTTGCCGCGGTACAAAAAGCGCAGCAACATACCGGCCGCATTGATGTGCTGATCAACAACGCCGGCTATGGCCTCTTTGGCGCCGTGGAAGAAACTACGGAACAGGAAGCCCGTGCACAAATGGAAACCAACTTCTTTGGCCTGCTCTGGGCATCGCAGGCAGTACTGCCCATTATGCGGGCACAAGGCGGCGGGCACATTATCCAGGTATCCAGCATCCTTGGCCTGGTAACCCTGCCGGTGCTCGGCCTTTACAACGCCTCTAAATTCGCCGTGGAAGGTCTCAGCGAAACACTGGCCACGGAAGTAAAACAGTTCGGCATCCATGTAACCATGATAGAGCCAAATGGCTTCACCACGGACTGGGCAGGCGCTTCCGCCGCCAGCACTACGCCTATGGAAGAATACGCAGGCTTGCGCAAGGCCTTCAGCGACTCCGCCACGCCGGATAGTTTTGGAAATCCTGCGGCTACTACGCCGGCAATCCTTAAATTAGTGGACAGTGCGCAACCACCACTGCGCCTGCTACTGGGCAAAGTAGCCCTCCCCTTTGCAAAAAGTGTGTATGAAGCACGCCTGGCCGAATGGGACCAATGGCAGGAAGTGGCCCACGCCGCACATGGATGA